In the genome of Planctomyces sp. SH-PL62, the window TGAACCGCTCGTCGACGTAGACGTCCTTGATCAGGATCGCCCGCCCCTTCCGCAGCACCTCCTCGATGAGCGTACGGCTGAGCACGGGGGGGCCGGCCGGGCCCCTGGCGTCGCGATGGGCCCGCAGCGGCAGCGATCCGTCGGGCTCCAGGGTCGCCACGAATCCGCGCGTGCCCTTCGGCAGGATCGTCATCAGGCCGCCGAGCGCCCGGGACAGCCGCTCGTCCAGGTTAGACGCCCCCCCCAGCGCGCGGACCACCTCGATCACGCCGAGCAGCGCACCGGCCGGGTCGACGGCGCGCTGGACCAGCCCCGACGAGCTGAGATCGGCGAGCGAGCCCAGGACGGTCGATTTCGCCACCTCGCCCGGCGCGCCCACCCGCGCCGCGGCCTCGTGGAAGATGAACTCATAGTCGACGATCCGGATCCGAGAGCCCTCGCGCACCTCGGTCGGCTCGTACGGCTTCAGCCGCACCCCGTCGAGGTGGGTCGCGTTCTTGCTCATCAGGTCGACCACGCGATAGGTGCCGTCGAACCGCCGCTCAATCCGGGCGTGGTAGAGCGACACCTTGGGATGGTCGAGCGGCACCCCGACCATCGGATGCCGGCCGATGTGCAGGTCGGTCCCTCGCAACTCGATGACCCGCTCCGTCCGCCCCTGGCTGACCATCTCCAGCGTGGCGCCGACGCTCTCCCTGGATCTCATCGACTACGCCCCCGATCCGAGCCGCCCTCGCACACATGGGCCCGACACATCTGCAATCCGCCGGCTCATCCTACCGCAGCCGCGTCGAAAAATCCGGACCGATCCGGCTCATTCCCCACCGGCCCCCTCCCCCAGCAGGAAGGCCCTCAGGAACGAGACCTCCACGGCCTGCTGGTAGTCCTGATTCGGCTTCCTGGCGAATCCGTGGCCCTCGTTCGCGCCGACGACGTACCAGACCGGCACGCCGTTCTCCTTGACCTTCGCGACGAGCTGCTCGGACTCGGAGAGCGGCACGCGGGGGTCGTTGGCCCCCTGGACCACCAGGATCGGCGTCTTGATGTTCGCGGCCTTGCCCAGCGGCGAGGCCTTCTCCAGGAACTCGCGCATCTTGGGGTCGCGCTCGTCGCCGTACTCGGCGCGGCGGAGGTCGCGGCGGTAGCCCTGGGTGTTCTCCAGGAACGTCACGAAATTCGAGATGCCGACCACGTCGATCCCGCACTTGATCCGGTCGTTGTAGTCGGTCTGCACCGCCAGCGACATGAAACCGCCGTACGAGCCCCCCGCGACGGCCACGCGGGACTTGTCCAGGTCGGGCTGACGGGCGACCCAGTCCAGCAAGGCGCCGATGTCCTTGACCGAGTCCTCCCGCAGGAAGCCGTCGTCGAGCTTCAGGTAAGACTTCCCGTAGCCGTCCGACCCGCGCACGTTGGGCACGATGAGGACGATCCCCAGTTCGTTGATCAGATAGTTGAGCCGCCCCATGAAGCCGGGACGGGCCTGCGCCTCGGGGCCGCCGTGGATCTGGATCAGGACCGGACGAGGTCCCGACGCCGGCGCGGCCGGGCGGTAGACGAAGGCCGGGATCTGCCGGCCGTCGAACGAGGCATAGCGGATCAACCCGGGCGTGACGAAGGTCGAGGCGTCCAGGCCGCCGATCTCGCTCTCGGTCCAGCGTTCGAGCAAGCCGACGCCCCCCGTGGCGAGCCCACGATCCAGGTCGATCGAGAAGACGTCCGACGACGTCTGGGCCGAATCGAGCGTGAAGCCGAACTCGTGCGAGTCGGGGCGGAACTCCAGGCCGGTGATCCGGCCCGTCGGGATCGTCGGCGCGGCCCGCTCGGTCGCGGTGGCCGTCTGGTAGACGTGCAGCGCGCTCAAACCGTCCTCATTCGTCGCGGCGACGATGAGCGTGCCGTCGTCGGAGAGGTCGAACGCCTCGACGTCCCAGGGGGTTCCGGCGCTGTACCAGGTCTCGGCGGCGGTCGCCAGGTCGTAGCGGGCGAGGCGGCGGAACTCGCTCCCCTTGTCGGACGTGTAGAAGATCGACTTCCCGTCCTTCGACCACCTCGGCCCGGAGACGGCGACCTTCGGCTCGCCCTCGGCCGGCTTCGGGGTGATCGTCCGCACCGCGCCGTCGGCGATCGCGACGATGTGGACGTAGGATTCAGTGATCGAGATATATTCCTCGACGACGACGCTCTTGCCGTCGGGCGACCAGTCGGCGACGTTCCACTGGCCGGAGACCTCCTTGAGCAGCTTGCGGAACGAGACCTCGGCCGGGGAGGCGAGGTACAGGTCCATGTCCTTGCCGTTGCGGGCGTTGGAACTCCAGGCCACCAGCTCGCCGGAGGGGGACCATTTCGCCGATTCGTGCCGACTCCTGCCGTCGGTCAGCCGCACGGGCTCGCCGCCGGCCCGATCCTGCAGGAAGAGCTGGTAGTTCTCGGCGCCCCCCTCGTCCATGACGAACAGGAACTGGTCGCGCCTCGGTCGCGGCGAGACTCCCAGCACGCGCTCCGGCGAGAACGTCAACTGCCGACGCGCCGCGCCGGGGGCCGGGACGTGGTGGACCTGCAACGTGTCGGCGAACCGAGTCGTGACGTAGACCGCCCGAGGCTTGCCCCGGTCCCACCCCTGGAAGCCCGCCCCGCGGATGTTCTGATATCGGCCCAGCGCCGCGGCGGTCGACTTCGGGATCGCCGGCGTCCCCTCGGACCGGATCGAATCCGGCACGGGGATCGTCGGCTCCTGCGCCGGGGCGAGAGGGGCGACGGCGAGGAGGGCGAGGATCAGCGAGGCTCGATGCATGTCCCTGAACTCCGGCAAAGTCGTTGGCGGCTTTTCAAGACGCGGCGCGCGCCATTCCTCATTTCGGCGCATCCTCTCTTCAGGAGGGGATGCTGCGCGCGGAGATGACCTGCAAGGGCTTCGAAGCAGTCGACGCGAGGCGATCGGACATGACGAAAACCACCGAACGAAGCCAATCGCCGAACCCAAAAATCACACCCAACACACTCCCCACCAAGGCTTTACGCCGCCACCCCCAACACACCGGCCGGCGCGAACGAACCCAATTCGGACCGGCGACCAGCTCAGGGAGCATAAACGAATTCATTGGCGTTATAGAGGGCCCGGCAGAACGAGGGGGCGCCGTGGGAGCGGATCAGGGCGGCACCGGCGGCGCGTTCGGCGGGGGTCGGCGGGCGGGCCAGCGCGAGGGCGAACCCCCGTTCGACCTGCTTCTCGGGGTCGGGCCCGGCCTCGGCGGCGATCCGCCTGGCGAAGGCATCGGCCTGCTGGACGACGAAGCCGCTGTTGAGCAGGTCGAGCGCCTGCAAGGCCGTGGTCGAGGTGTTCCGGCGCGGGGCGACGAGCGCGGCGTCGGGGCAGTCGAACGAGCCGAAGGTCGGGTCCTGCTGGCTCCGGGGCTTGAACTGGTAGACCATCCGGCGGAAGGCGTCCGGCCCCAGCTCGGCGCGGGGCTTGTAGATGGCGACGTAGTTCGAGTTCTTCTCCCAGATGTTGTAGCCGGGGCCTCCCATCTGGGCGTCGAGCAGGCCGCTGGCGGAAAGGACGGCGTCGCGCACGGCCTCGGCCTCCAGGCGGCGGGGGGTCATGCGCCAGAGCAGGCGGTTCTGGGCGTCGACCTCGCGGGCCTTCGGATGGATCCGGGACGACCGCCGGTACGCGGCCGAGAGGACCATCAGGCGATGGATCGGCTTGAGCCGACTCCCCTCGGCGATGTAGCGCGAGGCCAGCCAGTCGAGCAGCTCGGGATGGGACGGCGGCCCGCCGTTGAACCCGAAGTCGCTGGGCGTGGCGACGATCCCCCGGCCGAAGTGGTAGTGCCAGAGCCGGTTGACCATCACCCGCGCCGGGAGGGGGTTGGCCGGATCGCCGATCCATCGAGCGAGGGCGAGCCGACGCTCGGCCTCGGGGGCTCCGGGGGAGGCGTCCCAGTCCCACCCCGGATTCACGGCGGCGATCGCCGACGGCGAGACCTCGGCCCCCGGCTGCATCGGGTCGCCGCGGCGGAGCAGGTGCGTCGGCCCCGGCTGGCTGAACATCCCCGCGTAGATCGCGATCGTGTCGCCCAGCCGACCGAGCTCGGCGGCCAGTTCGGCCCGTCGGCCGCGCAGCTCGTCGCGACGCGCCGCGTCGTCGGCCGCGAGGGCCGGGGCGGGCGCTTCGGCGGCTCCCGGCTGGGGGTGGCGCGGTCGAGCGACGTGGCGACGACCCGCCAGGCGTCGGGGGTCTCGGCGGCCTCGATCACGTAGTGGACCGGCAGACGGTCGCGATACGCCCCCTCGCGGTCGCGTCCCCAGACGACGCGGTCGATCGCGACGGCCTCGGGCCAGGCGACGGTCGCCACCCCCCGGCCGGGCGAGTGCGAGATCCAGCTCCGGCCGTTGCCGAGCCGGCCGTCGTTCAGGTGGGCGATCTTGTGGATCGCCGCGCCGGGGTACTCGGACGACGCCGAGGCGGTCCCGCCGGCCGTCGCCAGGGCCACGTTCCTCGGGGAAGGCCCGGCGGAATAGACCTCCAGCTCGTCGAGGCAGGGCTCGTTCGAGTCGCCGGTCGCCAGGATCGTCATGCGGACCATCCGCGCCTTCACCGCCGCGAACCGCTCGACGTTGCGCCGGGGGTCGACCATCGGCCGAGTCGGGGCGTCGGCGTCGGGCCGGGCGAGGGGTTCGAGGCCGTCCAGCTCCAGGTCGACCTTCGACATCTCCTCGCGGACGACGGCCGCCCGCGATCGGCGTTCCTCGACGTCCGCCGCCTCCACCTGACGCGAGCCGTGGTTCACGCCCGCGAACACCGCTTGCAGGCCGTAGTAATCCTTCTGCGAGATCGGGTCGAACTTGTGGTCGTGACACCGGGCGCAGTTGACGGTCAGGCCGAGGAACGCGGTGCTGGTCGCCGTGATGATGTCGTCCAGGTCGTCGGCGCGCTGCTGCTTCATCCCCTCGATCGCCAGGTTGCCGACGATGTCGTGGGTGCCGCCGACGAGGAACCCGGTGGCCGCCTGGGTGAGCCAATCGTCGCCCGGCTCGGGGGGGAGGGCGTCGGCCGCGAGCTGCTCGGCGACGAACCGGGGGAACGGCGTGTCGCGGTTGAACGACCGGATCACGTAATCCCGATACGGCCAGGCGGCGGGCCGGGGCATGTTCGTCTCGTACCCTTCGCTCTCGCCGAACCGGACGACGTCCAACCAGTGCCGCCCCCAGCGCTCGCCGTATCGCGGGCTGGCGAGGAGCCGGTCGACGAGCTTCTCATACGCCAGCGGATCGGGGTCGGCGACGAACGCGGCGACCTCCTCGGGCGTCGGCGGCAGGCCGGCCAGGTCGAACGAGACGCGGCGGATCAGGGCCGCGCGGTCGGCCTCGGGCGCCGGGGTCAGGCCGGCCTCCCCGAGTTTCGCCAGGACGAAGGAATCGACGGGCGTGCGGACCTGGGCCTCGGCTTCGGGGTCGAGCGTCGGCGGCGAGACGCTCGCGATCGGCCGGAGCGACCACCAGTCGGCCCCGGCCCTCGGGGGGGCGATCGGCTCATGGGAGTACGCAGCGCCCGAGGCGACCCAGGCGCGGAGGGCCTCGACCTCGTCGGGCTTGAGCGGGGTCTTGGGAGGCATCTCCCCCCCTTCGACCTTCTCGACCAGGAGGCTCTCCTCCGGCTTGCCGGGCTCGACCGCCGGGCCGCTGTCGCCCCCTTCCAGGGTCGAGGCCCGCGTGCTCAGGTCCAGCCCCCCCTTCTTCGCGTCCGCCCCGTGGCAACGCACGC includes:
- a CDS encoding S9 family peptidase, which produces MHRASLILALLAVAPLAPAQEPTIPVPDSIRSEGTPAIPKSTAAALGRYQNIRGAGFQGWDRGKPRAVYVTTRFADTLQVHHVPAPGAARRQLTFSPERVLGVSPRPRRDQFLFVMDEGGAENYQLFLQDRAGGEPVRLTDGRSRHESAKWSPSGELVAWSSNARNGKDMDLYLASPAEVSFRKLLKEVSGQWNVADWSPDGKSVVVEEYISITESYVHIVAIADGAVRTITPKPAEGEPKVAVSGPRWSKDGKSIFYTSDKGSEFRRLARYDLATAAETWYSAGTPWDVEAFDLSDDGTLIVAATNEDGLSALHVYQTATATERAAPTIPTGRITGLEFRPDSHEFGFTLDSAQTSSDVFSIDLDRGLATGGVGLLERWTESEIGGLDASTFVTPGLIRYASFDGRQIPAFVYRPAAPASGPRPVLIQIHGGPEAQARPGFMGRLNYLINELGIVLIVPNVRGSDGYGKSYLKLDDGFLREDSVKDIGALLDWVARQPDLDKSRVAVAGGSYGGFMSLAVQTDYNDRIKCGIDVVGISNFVTFLENTQGYRRDLRRAEYGDERDPKMREFLEKASPLGKAANIKTPILVVQGANDPRVPLSESEQLVAKVKENGVPVWYVVGANEGHGFARKPNQDYQQAVEVSFLRAFLLGEGAGGE
- a CDS encoding DUF1553 domain-containing protein; this encodes MFSQPGPTHLLRRGDPMQPGAEVSPSAIAAVNPGWDWDASPGAPEAERRLALARWIGDPANPLPARVMVNRLWHYHFGRGIVATPSDFGFNGGPPSHPELLDWLASRYIAEGSRLKPIHRLMVLSAAYRRSSRIHPKAREVDAQNRLLWRMTPRRLEAEAVRDAVLSASGLLDAQMGGPGYNIWEKNSNYVAIYKPRAELGPDAFRRMVYQFKPRSQQDPTFGSFDCPDAALVAPRRNTSTTALQALDLLNSGFVVQQADAFARRIAAEAGPDPEKQVERGFALALARPPTPAERAAGAALIRSHGAPSFCRALYNANEFVYAP
- a CDS encoding DUF1549 domain-containing protein → MMRTWIAAAGVLWATSASAEDVATAARAEAVLANSCVRCHGADAKKGGLDLSTRASTLEGGDSGPAVEPGKPEESLLVEKVEGGEMPPKTPLKPDEVEALRAWVASGAAYSHEPIAPPRAGADWWSLRPIASVSPPTLDPEAEAQVRTPVDSFVLAKLGEAGLTPAPEADRAALIRRVSFDLAGLPPTPEEVAAFVADPDPLAYEKLVDRLLASPRYGERWGRHWLDVVRFGESEGYETNMPRPAAWPYRDYVIRSFNRDTPFPRFVAEQLAADALPPEPGDDWLTQAATGFLVGGTHDIVGNLAIEGMKQQRADDLDDIITATSTAFLGLTVNCARCHDHKFDPISQKDYYGLQAVFAGVNHGSRQVEAADVEERRSRAAVVREEMSKVDLELDGLEPLARPDADAPTRPMVDPRRNVERFAAVKARMVRMTILATGDSNEPCLDELEVYSAGPSPRNVALATAGGTASASSEYPGAAIHKIAHLNDGRLGNGRSWISHSPGRGVATVAWPEAVAIDRVVWGRDREGAYRDRLPVHYVIEAAETPDAWRVVATSLDRATPSREPPKRPPRPSRPTTRRVATSCAADGPNWPPSSVGWATRSRSTRGCSASRGRRTCSAAATRCSRGPRSRRRRSPP